Proteins from a single region of Carassius carassius chromosome 37, fCarCar2.1, whole genome shotgun sequence:
- the LOC132118632 gene encoding 7SK snRNA methylphosphate capping enzyme-like: MCAVMSVQSELPAADGVSLHTRLRPIDIQDEVRASMVLSELAANHDSLQDEPIRIGLQSRVETQTQRLSNRRYTVSVGFKHPSLAKRRRRANSECDPVLPSNFLMGGNIFDPLNLNSLLDEEVSKVLNAQTPKSSPLPRKSRDPVEILIPKDITDPLNLSGRGGDGAAGVLVSPLKIRRRHRNRHHPAANAEPSDSERSKVIDGSGVAVSSDKPVKEAPCSYELNTSINCRDELVPLILPRRRSHPSSLSSAPQTQPSKHRKRRQTNSHSDRLSITPTKQTVAHSQAFHTPVVGGVRGAPPPGAGKTLHKTPRTFQYGSYSRYYGYRTPSPSADPRLAVFRPEWFCGKKVLDVGCSTGHVTLAIAGHWSPERVLGVDIDGALVRLARQNLRYFLSEMTGSSGGLPGERSEVRGQMGLAPLMGLELECGQEALRRFPVSFTRFRGPIAAPPIMPHTPGLFPSNIYFLKGDYVPDSDEAVMSQCAEYDVILCLNLTKWVHLNYGDAGIQRLFQRIYRHLLPGGVLILEPQPWSSYSRRKRLTEVTYRNYRSIRLKPDQFSSFLMDEVGFSSYELIGTPHSSSNGLQRSIYLFHKGPASNRK, from the exons ATGTGTGCCGTGATGTCTGTTCAGAGTGAGCTTCCAGCCGCTGACGGGGTGAGTTTGCACACCCGTCTTCGGCCCATCGACATCCAGGATGAGGTCCGTGCTAGCATGGTGCTGTCCGAACTAGCCGCCAATCATGACAGCCTTCAGGATGAGCCGATCAGAATCGGCCTGCAGTCGCGAGTCGAGACACAGACGCAGAGACTGAGCAATCGGCGCTACACTGTGAGCGTAGGCTTCAAACACCCGAGTCTCGCTAAACGCAGACGCCGTGCAAACTCTGAATGTGACCCGGTTCTGCCCTCCAACTTCCTGATGGGCGGGAACATTTTTGACCCACTGAATCTCAACAGCCTGTTGGACGAGGAGGTCAGTAAGGTGCTCAACGCCCAGACGCCCAAATCCTCGCCCCTTCCCAGGAAAAGCAGAGACCCAGTGGAGATCCTGATTCCCAAAGACATCACCGATCCTCTGAATCTGAGCGGACGCGGCGGAGACGGAGCTGCGGGTGTGTTAGTGTCGCCTCTGAAGATCCGGCGAAGACATCGCAACCGACACCATCCTGCAGCGAACGCTGAGCCATCTGACAgtgagaggtcaaaggtcatcgaCGGGTCGGGCGTGGCTGTTAGTTCAGACAAGCCTGTAAAGGAGGCACCGTGTTCTTACGAACTCAACACGTCAATCAACTGCCGTGATGAACTGGTGCCGCTCATTCTCCCGCGGCGACGGTCACACCCTTCATCGTTAAGCTCCGCCCCCCAGACGCAGCCATCCAAACACAGGAAGCGCAGACAAACCAACAGCCATTCGGACCGCCTGTCCATCACTCCGACTAAGCAGACGGTCGCACACAGCCAGGCCTTCCACACTCCTGTTGTGGGCGGAGTCAGAGGAGCTCCGCCTCCGGGGGCGGGGAAAACCCTGCACAAGACACCCCGCACATTCCAGTATGGAAGCTACAGCCGTTACTATGGTTACCGCACGCCGTCACCGAGTGCAGACCCTCGCCTGGCCGTGTTCAGACCCGAGTGGTTCTGTGGGAAGAAGGTCCTGGATGTGGGCTGCAGCACTGGTCATGTGACCCTCGCCATTGCTGGACACTGGAGCCCCGAGCGTGTGCTGGGCGTCGACATCGATGGAGCGCTGGTGCGCCTCGCCCGGCAGAACCTGCGCTACTTCCTGTCCGAGATGACGGGGTCGAGTGGTGGGCTGCCGGGGGAgcggtcagaggtcagaggtcagatgggGTTGGCGCCTCTGATGGGCCTGGAGCTGGAGTGCGGTCAGGAGGCGTTACGCAGGTTTCCTGTGTCTTTCACACGCTTCCGTGGACCTATCGCTGCTCCTCCCATAATGCCTCACACCCCCGGCCTGTTCCCCAGCAACATCTACTTCCTGAAG ggtgaCTATGTTCCGGACAGTGACGAGGCTGTGATGTCTCAGTGTGCCGAGTATGATGTAATTCTGTGTCTGAATTTGACAAAGTGGGTTCATCTGAACTACGGTGACGCTGGAATCCAGAGACTGTTTCAGCGCATCTACAGACACCTGTTACCTGGAGGAGTACTGATCCTCGAACCCCAGCCCTGGAGCTCCTACAGCCGGCGGAAGAGACtcacg gaggtgACGTACAGGAACTACAGGAGCATCAGACTGAAGCCGGATCAGTTCAGCTCTTTCCTGATGGATGAGGTGGGCTTCAGCAGCTACGAGCTGATCGGGACGCCTCACAGCAGCTCtaacg GACTTCAGAGGTCGATTTACCTGTTCCATAAAGGCCCCGCCTCCAACAGGAAGTGA